Proteins from one Streptomyces sp. 840.1 genomic window:
- a CDS encoding DUF6278 family protein, whose protein sequence is MNIPFLDNWRKRHDGRPEAGLAAAVDADPEGVAQMLAECDLLRVRAGERGLELDDSPASLAALDQLPPRWRDDPEELPWLGNDAGLYLGTVLVRNVPGAHWHIWPSGQPVVRLASGREIDVVEAGLGWAMSGSPELSQLYSESAEG, encoded by the coding sequence ATGAACATCCCTTTCTTGGACAACTGGCGGAAGCGTCACGACGGTAGGCCGGAGGCGGGGCTCGCCGCCGCCGTCGACGCCGATCCGGAAGGCGTGGCCCAGATGCTCGCCGAATGTGACCTCCTCCGTGTCCGGGCGGGGGAGCGCGGGCTCGAACTGGACGACAGCCCTGCCTCGTTGGCAGCGCTGGACCAGCTTCCGCCGCGCTGGCGCGACGATCCGGAGGAGCTGCCCTGGCTGGGCAACGACGCGGGCCTCTACCTGGGCACCGTGCTGGTCCGCAACGTTCCCGGCGCGCACTGGCACATCTGGCCGAGCGGTCAGCCCGTGGTGCGGCTCGCGTCCGGCCGTGAGATCGATGTGGTCGAGGCCGGTCTCGGCTGGGCGATGTCCGGCAGTCCCGAGCTGTCCCAGCTCTACTCGGAGTCGGCCGAGGGCTGA
- a CDS encoding amino acid ABC transporter permease, translating to MTTHSAPSATALYDIPGPLTRKRHLVYGVVSTVLILALVGWVIYLLFDTDQFTSAKWTPFEYKGIQELLLRGLGNTLKAFAYAAVLSLALGAVLAVGRLSDHRPVRWVATVLVEFFRAMPVLVMIFFVFVALKVQPLPALVAGLTLYNGSVLAEVFRTGINSVERGQHEAAFALGMRKTQVTTFVLGPQAIRAMLPTIISQLVVALKDTSLGYLITYEEFLHAGKLIASNLDYDLPFIPVVMVISPIYIGMCMLLSWFATWVAKRQRRNPKTEAVDVAPAGPGTLPPGAQ from the coding sequence ATGACCACCCACTCCGCACCCTCCGCCACCGCCCTCTACGACATCCCCGGACCACTGACCCGAAAACGGCACCTCGTCTACGGAGTCGTCTCGACCGTCCTGATCCTCGCCCTCGTCGGCTGGGTCATCTACCTGCTCTTCGACACCGACCAGTTCACCAGCGCCAAATGGACACCCTTCGAGTACAAGGGCATCCAGGAACTGCTGCTGCGCGGCCTCGGCAACACCCTCAAGGCGTTCGCGTACGCCGCGGTGCTCTCCCTGGCCCTCGGGGCCGTCCTGGCCGTCGGGCGGCTCTCCGACCACCGGCCGGTGCGGTGGGTGGCCACGGTCCTCGTCGAGTTCTTCCGCGCCATGCCCGTGCTGGTGATGATCTTCTTCGTCTTCGTCGCCCTGAAGGTACAGCCGCTGCCTGCGCTCGTCGCCGGACTGACCCTCTACAACGGCTCGGTGCTCGCCGAGGTGTTCCGCACCGGCATCAACTCGGTGGAACGCGGCCAGCACGAGGCGGCGTTCGCCCTGGGCATGCGCAAGACGCAGGTCACCACCTTCGTCCTGGGCCCACAGGCGATCCGCGCGATGCTGCCCACCATCATCAGCCAGCTGGTGGTGGCACTGAAGGACACCTCGCTGGGCTATCTGATCACTTACGAGGAATTCCTCCACGCCGGGAAGCTCATCGCCTCCAACCTCGACTACGATCTTCCCTTCATCCCCGTGGTGATGGTGATCTCGCCGATCTACATCGGGATGTGCATGCTGCTCTCCTGGTTCGCGACCTGGGTGGCCAAGCGACAGCGGCGCAATCCGAAGACGGAGGCGGTGGACGTCGCACCGGCCGGCCCAGGAACGCTCCCGCCGGGAGCGCAGTAG
- a CDS encoding sigma-70 family RNA polymerase sigma factor, translating to MTAHPSGLVTEAFEAQRDRLRAVAYRVLGSHADAEDVVQEAWMRLVRQDAATIGNLAGWLTTVVGRISLDLLRSRRSHPEVAYEQEFANLVVLPDDDPAPDEQAALADSVGFALLVVLDSLTPSERLAFVLHDMFAVPFQEIGRILGKSTAATKMVASRARRKVHSTDRPAGSGREHREVVQAFGAAASSGDFEALLRVLDPNVELTVDTSDGVVVTLGATKVASGARMFSGEVARNRPVLVNGVPGHMSWRPDGTPLSLIAFTVTEGRITGIHIVVDPAKLASIHLPAET from the coding sequence GTGACCGCCCACCCGTCCGGCCTTGTGACCGAGGCGTTCGAAGCCCAGCGTGATCGGCTGCGCGCCGTCGCGTACCGCGTGCTGGGGTCGCACGCCGACGCGGAGGACGTGGTCCAGGAAGCCTGGATGCGCCTCGTCCGTCAGGACGCGGCGACCATCGGCAACCTGGCGGGCTGGCTGACCACGGTGGTCGGCCGTATCAGTCTGGACCTCCTGAGATCCCGCCGATCCCACCCCGAAGTTGCCTACGAGCAGGAGTTCGCGAACCTCGTGGTGCTACCCGACGATGACCCCGCGCCGGACGAGCAGGCGGCGCTGGCCGACTCGGTCGGCTTCGCTCTGCTCGTCGTGCTCGACTCGCTCACCCCGAGCGAGCGCCTGGCGTTCGTTCTGCACGACATGTTCGCCGTCCCGTTCCAGGAGATCGGCCGGATCCTGGGCAAGTCCACCGCTGCCACCAAGATGGTCGCAAGCCGTGCCCGCCGCAAGGTCCACTCCACGGACCGGCCGGCGGGCTCCGGCCGCGAGCACCGAGAGGTCGTCCAGGCATTCGGTGCCGCCGCCAGCAGTGGCGACTTCGAAGCGCTTTTGCGCGTACTCGACCCGAACGTGGAGCTGACCGTCGACACTTCCGACGGGGTGGTCGTCACCCTCGGCGCCACCAAGGTTGCCTCTGGGGCCCGCATGTTCTCTGGCGAGGTTGCCCGAAATCGGCCTGTGCTGGTCAATGGCGTCCCCGGCCACATGTCCTGGCGCCCTGACGGAACCCCTCTCTCCCTCATCGCCTTCACCGTCACCGAAGGCCGGATCACCGGCATCCACATCGTCGTCGACCCGGCCAAACTCGCCTCGATCCATCTGCCGGCCGAGACGTGA
- a CDS encoding Cmx/CmrA family chloramphenicol efflux MFS transporter, with translation MPFSVYALGLAVFAQGTSEFMLSGLLSGISADLHVSIPAAGLLTSAFALGLVIGSPLMALLGRNWPRRRALLFFLCVFAAVHVIGAVTSSYGLLLATRVVGALANAGFWAVALVTAVALAGPGARARATSVVVGGVTVACVAGVPAGALLGGQWGWRAAFWAVALVSLPAIAVIAAAIPAGRPPSALPSARSELRSLAGRGLRLTLLTSALVQGATFCAFSYLEPLATHVTGFGSAWVPVLLALFGTGSFIGVTVCGRVIDSRPAALTAAGLVSLTLGWVLLACTAGSPVAVTALVTVQGMLAFGTGTALISHVFRLADGAPSLAGSFATAAFNVGGALGPWLGGLAIGAGYGFRAPLWVSALLMLLALGAAVAAHACRPAPSSSPALGSDAHAQTHEQGSSSG, from the coding sequence ATGCCATTTTCCGTATACGCGCTCGGGCTCGCCGTCTTCGCCCAGGGCACCTCCGAGTTCATGCTGTCCGGCCTGCTCTCGGGCATCTCCGCCGACCTGCACGTCTCCATCCCCGCCGCAGGGCTGCTGACCTCGGCGTTCGCCCTCGGACTCGTTATCGGCTCGCCGCTGATGGCGCTGCTGGGACGCAACTGGCCCCGGCGGCGTGCCCTGTTGTTCTTCCTCTGCGTCTTCGCGGCCGTCCATGTCATCGGCGCGGTCACCTCCAGCTACGGCCTGCTGCTCGCGACGCGCGTCGTCGGCGCGCTGGCGAACGCCGGCTTCTGGGCGGTCGCCCTGGTGACCGCGGTCGCCCTGGCCGGGCCCGGGGCGCGGGCCCGCGCCACCTCCGTGGTGGTCGGGGGCGTCACCGTCGCCTGCGTGGCGGGGGTACCCGCCGGGGCGTTGCTGGGCGGGCAGTGGGGGTGGCGGGCGGCGTTCTGGGCCGTGGCCCTCGTGTCGCTGCCGGCCATCGCCGTGATCGCGGCGGCGATTCCGGCGGGGCGGCCGCCGTCCGCCCTGCCGAGCGCCCGCTCCGAACTGCGCAGCCTGGCGGGGCGCGGGCTGCGGCTCACGCTGCTGACGAGCGCCCTGGTCCAGGGTGCGACCTTCTGCGCGTTCTCGTATCTGGAACCGCTCGCCACCCACGTCACCGGGTTCGGCTCCGCATGGGTGCCGGTACTGCTCGCCCTGTTCGGGACCGGCTCGTTCATCGGGGTCACCGTCTGCGGCCGGGTCATCGACTCCCGGCCGGCCGCGCTGACCGCCGCCGGGCTGGTGTCGCTCACCCTGGGCTGGGTCCTGCTCGCGTGCACGGCGGGGAGCCCTGTCGCGGTGACCGCGCTCGTTACGGTCCAGGGGATGCTGGCGTTCGGCACCGGCACCGCGCTGATCTCGCACGTGTTCCGGCTGGCGGACGGGGCGCCGAGTCTGGCGGGCTCGTTCGCCACCGCGGCCTTCAACGTGGGCGGCGCGCTCGGGCCCTGGCTCGGCGGGCTCGCGATCGGTGCGGGGTACGGGTTCCGGGCACCGCTGTGGGTGAGTGCGCTGCTGATGCTCCTGGCGCTCGGTGCCGCCGTGGCCGCGCATGCCTGCCGCCCGGCACCGTCCTCGTCACCGGCACTAGGATCCGACGCACACGCACAGACGCACGAGCAGGGGAGTTCGAGTGGCTGA
- a CDS encoding VOC family protein: MLNQIMYVTIYVTDQDRALEFYSEGLGLEKRLDFPGPDRRFLTVGVPDSPVQIILWSHAAAAGQPGEAGAPGPLILESDDLRRDFEIMRQRGVVFEESEPEDYPFGVRIEAVDPDGNRVSLRQQPKP; this comes from the coding sequence ATGTTGAACCAGATCATGTACGTGACGATCTACGTCACCGATCAGGACCGCGCACTGGAGTTCTACAGCGAGGGATTGGGCCTGGAGAAGCGGCTCGACTTCCCGGGTCCCGACCGGCGGTTCCTCACAGTCGGTGTTCCCGACAGCCCGGTGCAGATCATCCTGTGGTCGCATGCGGCGGCTGCGGGGCAGCCGGGGGAAGCGGGCGCGCCCGGTCCGTTGATCCTCGAGTCCGACGATCTGCGAAGGGATTTTGAGATCATGCGTCAGCGCGGCGTCGTCTTCGAAGAGTCCGAGCCCGAGGACTATCCGTTCGGGGTCCGCATCGAGGCGGTGGACCCGGACGGCAACCGGGTCTCGCTCCGGCAGCAGCCGAAGCCGTGA
- a CDS encoding amino acid ABC transporter ATP-binding protein, protein MAVDPLIELRDVNKFYGKLHVLQDINLTVGRGEVVVVIGPSGSGKSTLCRTINRLETIESGHITLDGRPLPEEGRGLAELRAEVGMVFQSFNLFAHKTVLANVSLAQLKVRKRKKDEADRRSRELLERVGLASQADKFPAQLSGGQQQRVAIARALAMDPKALLFDEPTSALDPEMINEVLEVMQQLAREGMTMVVVTHEMGFARSAANRVVFMADGRIVEDRVPEEFFTAPQSDRAKDFLSKILKH, encoded by the coding sequence ATGGCCGTCGATCCGTTGATCGAGCTGCGTGACGTCAATAAGTTCTACGGAAAGTTGCACGTACTGCAGGACATCAATCTCACCGTCGGCCGCGGAGAGGTGGTGGTGGTCATCGGCCCCTCGGGCTCCGGCAAGTCAACGCTCTGCCGGACGATCAACCGGCTCGAAACGATCGAGTCGGGCCACATCACGCTCGACGGCAGACCGCTTCCCGAGGAGGGCAGGGGTCTCGCGGAGCTGAGGGCCGAAGTCGGCATGGTCTTCCAGTCGTTCAACCTGTTCGCGCACAAGACCGTACTGGCGAACGTCTCGCTCGCCCAGCTCAAGGTCCGCAAGCGGAAGAAGGACGAGGCCGACCGGCGCTCCCGGGAGCTCCTGGAGCGGGTGGGACTCGCCTCGCAGGCCGACAAGTTCCCGGCCCAGCTCTCCGGCGGCCAGCAGCAGCGCGTGGCCATCGCCCGCGCCCTCGCCATGGACCCCAAGGCGCTCCTCTTCGACGAGCCCACCTCGGCGCTCGACCCGGAGATGATCAACGAGGTGCTGGAGGTCATGCAGCAGCTCGCCCGGGAGGGCATGACGATGGTCGTCGTCACGCACGAGATGGGCTTCGCCCGCTCCGCCGCCAACCGGGTCGTCTTCATGGCCGACGGCCGCATCGTCGAGGACCGCGTCCCGGAGGAGTTCTTCACCGCACCGCAGAGCGACCGCGCCAAGGACTTCCTGTCCAAGATCCTCAAGCACTGA
- a CDS encoding glutamate ABC transporter substrate-binding protein, translated as MRTRKVLAACAALLLAVLAAGCGKDGSPPVKGPKAEALPVYRVDTGFRLPDSSTWTKAKKRGYLRVGAKEDQPYLGEKDPATGVYSGFDIEIARMMSASLGFDPKTIRFKTIASANRETALQNGQIDYYVGTYTINDMRKKLVGFAGPYYMAGQGLLVRTDENDIHGPQDLAGKTVCSAAGSTPYQRIAADYPKADLVSYDTYSICVDNLLTYQVDVVTTDDAILLGFAAKAPDEMKVVGKPFSEEPYGIGVPRGDNALRAALNDALETNEKNGNWKKAYEATLGLSGAPAPKPPPIDRYPAT; from the coding sequence TTGCGTACGAGAAAAGTACTGGCCGCCTGTGCCGCCCTCCTGCTGGCCGTCCTCGCCGCCGGCTGCGGCAAGGACGGCAGCCCCCCGGTGAAGGGGCCGAAGGCCGAGGCGCTGCCCGTGTACCGCGTCGACACCGGCTTCCGGCTGCCGGACTCCAGCACCTGGACCAAGGCGAAGAAGCGCGGATACCTGCGGGTGGGCGCCAAGGAGGACCAGCCCTACCTGGGCGAGAAGGACCCCGCCACCGGGGTCTACTCCGGCTTCGACATCGAGATCGCCCGGATGATGTCGGCCTCGCTCGGCTTCGACCCGAAGACGATCCGGTTCAAGACGATCGCCTCCGCCAACCGCGAGACGGCGCTGCAGAACGGCCAGATCGACTACTACGTCGGCACCTACACGATCAACGACATGCGCAAGAAGCTCGTCGGGTTCGCCGGGCCCTACTACATGGCCGGGCAGGGGCTGCTGGTCCGCACCGACGAGAACGACATCCACGGCCCGCAGGACCTGGCCGGCAAGACGGTCTGCTCGGCTGCGGGCTCGACCCCGTACCAGCGGATCGCCGCCGACTACCCCAAGGCCGATCTCGTCTCCTACGACACCTACTCCATCTGCGTCGACAACCTGCTGACCTACCAGGTCGACGTCGTCACCACCGACGACGCGATCCTGCTGGGCTTCGCCGCCAAGGCGCCCGACGAGATGAAGGTCGTCGGCAAACCGTTCTCCGAGGAGCCGTACGGCATCGGCGTCCCGCGCGGCGACAACGCCCTGCGGGCCGCACTCAACGACGCGCTGGAGACCAACGAGAAGAACGGCAACTGGAAGAAGGCCTACGAGGCCACGCTCGGTCTCTCCGGGGCGCCCGCGCCGAAGCCGCCGCCCATCGACCGCTACCCGGCGACCTGA
- a CDS encoding glutaredoxin domain-containing protein yields the protein MAEDRAGVVVYWRPGCPYCMKLRLRLRFTKLEYTEVNIWRDPDAAAFVRSVADGNETVPTVTVGGKAMVNPSKRQVMAAAARAPGSGA from the coding sequence GTGGCTGAGGACCGTGCCGGGGTTGTCGTCTACTGGCGCCCCGGCTGCCCGTACTGCATGAAGCTTCGCCTGCGGCTGCGGTTCACGAAGCTGGAGTACACCGAGGTCAACATCTGGCGCGACCCCGACGCCGCCGCGTTCGTCCGCTCGGTGGCGGACGGGAACGAGACCGTGCCGACGGTGACCGTGGGCGGGAAGGCCATGGTCAACCCGTCGAAGCGCCAGGTGATGGCGGCTGCGGCTCGGGCGCCCGGGTCGGGCGCCTGA
- the murJ gene encoding murein biosynthesis integral membrane protein MurJ has translation MTASDATTRAATQEHEQPASRSVLRSGAVMAAGSVVSRATGFIRSAVVVAALGTGLRADGYTVANTLPNILYMLLIGGALNAVFVPELVRVAKEHTDGGAAYTDRLLTLCTAGLLALTALAVVAAPLIISLYAPTYDGDQAELTIALARYCLPQILFYGLFTLLGQVLNARNRFGAMMWTPVLNNVVIIAVFGLYLWTAADSDGSLTSTQARLLGWGTTAGIAAQTLALVPALRAAKFRWRPRFDWRGSGLTRPLRAAGWLVMLVLTNQAAYWVVTRLSTASGQHAVDQHVAGGAGYTAYSYAFQLWVVPQGIVTVSLVTALMPRMSRAAAGGDLAGVRRDVSYALRTSAAVVVPAAAALLALAPWVMGAVFGYGQTGPADITVMAGMMAAFAPGLIAYSGQYVLSRGFYAMSDTRTPFLLNLVIAALNAGLAVAAYLLLPARWAVTGMAGAYSVALFAGFAVTAYVLHRRLSGSGARRPSLPRSPGVRAHARLVAACVPAGLLAYAAARAVDTAGSGLADFGAAGTGTAVLLLVVALLARPLRLTEVSTALAAVRSRLRRG, from the coding sequence GTGACGGCCTCGGACGCGACCACCCGTGCCGCCACCCAGGAGCACGAGCAGCCGGCCTCCCGTTCGGTGCTGCGCAGCGGCGCCGTCATGGCCGCCGGGTCCGTCGTCTCGCGGGCCACGGGGTTCATACGCTCGGCGGTCGTCGTCGCCGCGCTCGGCACCGGACTGCGGGCCGACGGCTACACGGTCGCCAACACCCTGCCCAACATCCTGTACATGCTGCTGATCGGCGGCGCCCTCAACGCCGTGTTCGTCCCCGAACTCGTCCGAGTCGCCAAGGAACACACCGACGGCGGGGCCGCCTACACCGACCGGCTCCTCACCCTCTGCACGGCCGGGCTCCTCGCCCTCACCGCACTCGCCGTCGTCGCCGCGCCGCTGATCATCTCCCTGTACGCGCCCACCTACGACGGTGACCAGGCCGAACTCACCATCGCCCTGGCCCGCTACTGCCTGCCCCAGATCCTCTTCTACGGACTCTTCACCCTCCTGGGTCAAGTCCTCAACGCCCGCAACAGGTTCGGGGCGATGATGTGGACCCCGGTCCTCAACAACGTCGTGATCATCGCCGTGTTCGGGCTCTACCTCTGGACCGCGGCGGACTCGGACGGCAGCCTCACCTCCACGCAGGCCCGGTTGCTCGGCTGGGGGACCACGGCCGGGATCGCCGCGCAGACCCTGGCGCTCGTACCCGCCCTGCGCGCCGCGAAGTTCCGCTGGCGGCCGAGGTTCGACTGGCGCGGCAGCGGTCTCACCCGGCCGCTGCGCGCGGCCGGCTGGCTCGTCATGCTCGTGCTGACCAACCAGGCCGCCTACTGGGTGGTGACCCGGCTCTCCACCGCGAGCGGCCAGCACGCCGTGGACCAGCACGTGGCGGGCGGCGCGGGCTACACCGCGTACAGCTACGCCTTCCAGCTGTGGGTGGTGCCGCAGGGCATCGTGACCGTCAGTCTCGTCACGGCCCTGATGCCCCGGATGAGCCGGGCGGCGGCCGGGGGCGACCTGGCCGGGGTGCGGCGGGACGTCTCGTACGCGCTGCGGACCTCGGCCGCGGTGGTGGTCCCGGCCGCCGCCGCGCTGCTCGCGCTCGCGCCGTGGGTGATGGGGGCGGTGTTCGGCTACGGACAGACGGGCCCGGCCGACATCACCGTGATGGCGGGCATGATGGCGGCCTTCGCGCCGGGGCTCATCGCCTACTCCGGGCAGTACGTGCTCTCCCGCGGGTTCTACGCGATGAGCGACACCCGTACCCCGTTCCTCCTGAACCTGGTCATCGCGGCGCTCAACGCCGGCCTCGCGGTCGCCGCCTATCTGCTGCTGCCCGCGCGCTGGGCGGTCACCGGGATGGCCGGGGCGTACTCCGTCGCGCTGTTCGCCGGATTCGCCGTCACCGCGTACGTGCTGCACCGCAGGCTCTCCGGAAGCGGCGCGCGGCGGCCGTCGCTGCCGCGCTCACCCGGAGTGCGGGCGCACGCGAGGCTGGTGGCGGCCTGCGTGCCGGCGGGGCTGCTGGCGTACGCGGCGGCCCGTGCCGTGGACACGGCGGGGTCCGGGCTCGCGGACTTCGGCGCGGCGGGCACCGGGACGGCGGTCCTCCTCCTGGTCGTCGCGCTGCTGGCCCGGCCGCTGCGGCTGACCGAGGTCAGCACCGCGCTGGCGGCCGTACGGAGCCGGCTGCGGCGGGGCTGA
- a CDS encoding exodeoxyribonuclease III: MRIATWNVNSITARLPRLLAWLESTGTDVLCIQETKCTAEQFPAEALRELGYESAVNATGRWNGVAIVSRAGLSDVVTGLPDGPEYDGVQEPRAISATCGPLRLWSVYVPNGREVEHEHYAYKLRWFEALRKAVAADAAGALPFAVIGDYNVAPTDEDVWDPALFEGATHVTPAERAALAALREEGLSDVVPRPLKYDRPYTFWDYRELRFPKNKGMRIDLVYGNAPFTAAVTDSYVDREERKGKGASDHAPVVVDLDL, from the coding sequence ATGCGCATCGCCACCTGGAACGTCAACTCGATCACCGCCCGCCTGCCCCGGCTGCTCGCCTGGCTGGAGAGCACCGGCACCGACGTGCTGTGCATCCAGGAGACCAAGTGCACCGCCGAGCAGTTCCCCGCCGAGGCGCTCCGCGAGCTCGGCTATGAGTCCGCGGTCAACGCCACCGGCCGGTGGAACGGGGTGGCGATCGTCTCCCGGGCCGGCCTGTCCGACGTCGTGACGGGGCTGCCGGACGGCCCCGAGTACGACGGCGTTCAGGAGCCCCGCGCGATCAGCGCGACCTGCGGCCCGCTGCGCCTGTGGTCGGTGTACGTCCCCAACGGCCGCGAGGTTGAGCACGAGCACTACGCGTACAAGCTGCGCTGGTTCGAGGCGCTGCGCAAGGCGGTCGCGGCGGACGCGGCGGGGGCGCTGCCGTTCGCGGTCATCGGTGACTACAACGTCGCCCCGACCGACGAGGACGTCTGGGACCCGGCCCTCTTCGAGGGCGCCACCCACGTCACGCCCGCCGAGCGGGCCGCCCTCGCGGCGCTGCGCGAGGAGGGCCTCTCCGACGTCGTGCCGCGCCCCCTGAAGTACGACCGCCCGTACACCTTCTGGGACTACCGCGAGCTGCGCTTCCCGAAGAACAAGGGCATGCGGATCGACCTCGTCTACGGTAACGCCCCCTTCACCGCCGCCGTTACGGACAGCTATGTGGACCGCGAGGAGCGCAAGGGCAAGGGCGCGTCCGACCACGCCCCGGTCGTCGTCGACCTCGACCTCTGA
- a CDS encoding amino acid ABC transporter permease has protein sequence MDVLTENFSLYGKGFLGTLELTVYASVLAMVLGFVMASCRVAPVGSFRVLGTVWVTVLRNTPLTLLFFAVLLGLPRFGLVLPFKVFAVIALGCYTSAFICEVLRSGINTVPTGQGEAARSLGMTFGQTLGNVVLPQAFRSVIPPIGSTLIALAKNSAIAGAFSVTELLGTYKTLNELGYSIIWTFVWIAVGYLIITLSISAVFNVMEKRWGVDR, from the coding sequence ATGGACGTACTCACCGAGAACTTCTCGCTCTACGGCAAGGGCTTCCTCGGAACCCTCGAACTCACCGTCTACGCCTCGGTCCTGGCGATGGTCCTCGGCTTCGTGATGGCCTCCTGCCGGGTGGCGCCCGTCGGCTCGTTCCGGGTACTGGGCACGGTCTGGGTCACCGTGCTGCGAAACACCCCGCTGACCCTGCTCTTCTTCGCCGTACTGCTCGGCCTGCCGCGCTTCGGCCTCGTACTGCCGTTCAAGGTCTTCGCGGTCATCGCACTCGGCTGCTACACCTCCGCCTTCATCTGCGAGGTACTGCGCTCCGGCATCAACACCGTGCCCACCGGCCAGGGCGAGGCCGCCCGCAGCCTCGGGATGACGTTCGGGCAGACGCTCGGCAACGTGGTGCTCCCGCAGGCCTTCCGGTCGGTGATCCCTCCGATCGGCTCGACGCTCATCGCACTGGCCAAGAACTCCGCGATCGCCGGGGCGTTCAGCGTCACCGAACTGCTCGGCACCTACAAGACCCTCAACGAGCTGGGATACAGCATCATCTGGACCTTCGTCTGGATCGCCGTCGGCTACCTGATCATCACGCTGTCCATCAGCGCGGTCTTCAACGTGATGGAGAAGCGCTGGGGGGTCGACCGATGA
- a CDS encoding MBL fold metallo-hydrolase has product MNPEPFALTLTKKSHSCIRLEKGGRTLVIDPGGFSEQDAAVGAEAILVTHEHPDHFNEERLRAGLEASPGAEIWTLRSVADQLGAAFPGRVHTVGHGDTFTAAGFDVQVHGELHAVIHPDIPRITNIGFLVDGSLFHPGDALTVPDRPVDTLMLPVMAPWNKISEVIDYVREVAPRRAIDIHDALLTDLARPIYDSQIGGLGGTDHGRLAPGDSTGV; this is encoded by the coding sequence GTGAACCCCGAGCCGTTCGCGCTCACGCTGACCAAGAAATCCCACTCCTGCATCCGGCTGGAGAAGGGCGGGCGCACACTCGTCATCGACCCGGGCGGTTTCTCGGAGCAGGACGCCGCGGTCGGCGCCGAGGCGATCCTGGTCACGCACGAGCACCCCGACCACTTCAACGAGGAGCGGCTGCGGGCCGGCCTGGAGGCCAGTCCGGGTGCCGAGATCTGGACCCTGCGCAGCGTGGCCGATCAGCTGGGCGCGGCGTTCCCGGGGCGCGTCCACACCGTCGGCCACGGCGACACGTTCACGGCTGCCGGGTTCGACGTGCAGGTGCACGGCGAACTCCACGCCGTGATCCACCCGGACATCCCGCGGATCACCAACATCGGTTTCCTGGTGGACGGCTCGCTCTTCCACCCCGGTGACGCGCTCACGGTGCCCGACCGGCCGGTCGACACGCTGATGCTCCCCGTGATGGCACCGTGGAACAAGATCTCCGAGGTCATCGACTACGTACGCGAGGTCGCGCCGCGCCGCGCCATCGACATCCACGACGCGCTGCTCACCGATCTCGCCCGCCCGATCTACGACAGCCAGATCGGCGGCCTCGGCGGAACCGACCACGGACGGCTGGCGCCGGGGGACTCCACGGGCGTGTGA